In a single window of the Acidimicrobiales bacterium genome:
- a CDS encoding YraN family protein, translating into MSHGGIALGKRGERLATAWYEANGFTVVARNWRCDIGEIDLVATRGAQVVIAEVKTRASDRFGVPAAAVGIAKQRKLRQLATTWLATRGEYYDEVRFDVVSIIGNAVEVIPAAF; encoded by the coding sequence GTGAGTCACGGCGGCATCGCGCTGGGCAAGCGCGGCGAGCGCCTGGCGACTGCGTGGTACGAGGCCAACGGCTTCACCGTGGTGGCGCGCAACTGGCGCTGCGACATCGGTGAGATCGACCTCGTCGCCACGCGCGGCGCCCAGGTCGTCATCGCGGAGGTGAAGACACGGGCGAGCGACCGCTTCGGAGTGCCGGCGGCCGCCGTCGGAATCGCCAAGCAACGCAAGCTGCGCCAACTGGCGACCACGTGGCTGGCGACTCGCGGCGAGTACTACGACGAAGTGCGTTTCGACGTGGTGTCGATCATCGGGAACGCCGTCGAGGTGATCCCGGCCGCCTTCTAG
- a CDS encoding DUF2469 family protein, which produces MSSSPEDLERYETEIELQLFQEYRAVLPMFKYVVETERRFYLANEVKLTPMGEGDRGWIEVELSDAWVWDMYRPARFVSSVRVVTFKDVNVEELPEKEL; this is translated from the coding sequence ATGAGTAGCTCACCCGAAGATCTCGAACGGTACGAAACCGAGATCGAGCTGCAGCTGTTCCAGGAGTACCGAGCGGTGCTCCCGATGTTCAAGTACGTCGTGGAGACGGAACGGCGCTTCTATCTGGCCAACGAGGTCAAGCTCACACCGATGGGCGAGGGCGATCGCGGCTGGATCGAAGTCGAACTCTCCGACGCCTGGGTGTGGGACATGTACCGCCCGGCCCGCTTCGTATCGTCGGTGCGCGTGGTCACCTTCAAAGACGTCAACGTCGAGGAGCTTCCCGAAAAGGAGCTGTAG